Proteins encoded by one window of Perca fluviatilis chromosome 13, GENO_Pfluv_1.0, whole genome shotgun sequence:
- the ago2 gene encoding protein argonaute-2 isoform X6 yields the protein MQEGPRSSGSTGSDPPSSPVPEYVFKPPSRPDFGTMGRTIKLQANFFEMEIPKLEVYHYDIDIKPEKCPRRVNREIVEHMVQHFKTQIFGDRKPVYDGRKNLYTAMPLPIGRDKVELEVTIPGEGKDRSFKVSIKWMSCVSLQALHEALSGRLPSVPFETVQALDVVMRHLPSMRYTPVGRSFFTPSEGCSNPLGGGREVWFGFHQSVRPSLWKMMLNIDVSATAFYKAQPVIEFMCEVLDFKSIEEQQKPLTDSQRVKFTKEIKGLKVEITHCGQMKRKYRVCNVTRRPASHQTFPLQQENGQTIECTVAQYFKDKYKLILRYPHLPCLQVGQEQKHTYLPLEVCNIVAGQRCIKKLTDNQTSTMIRATARSAPDRQDEISKLMRSANFNTDPYVREFGVMVRDEMTEVNGRVLQAPSILYGGRNKAIATPIQGVWDMRNKQFHTGIEIKVWAIACFAPQRQCTELLLKAFTDQLRKISRDAGMPIQGQPCFCKYAQGADSVEPMFRHLKYTYQGLQLVVVILPGKTPVYAEVKRVGDTVLGMATQCVQVKNVQKTTPQTLSNLCLKINVKLGGVNNILLPQGRPLVFQQPVIFLGADVTHPPAGDGKKPSIAAVVGSMDAHPSRYCATVRVQQHRQDIIQDLATMVRELLIQFYKSTRFKPTRIIYYRDGISEGQFNQMQVLQHELLAIREACIKLEKDYQPGITFVVVQKRHHTRLFCMDRNERVGKSGNIPAGTTVDTKITHPSEFDFYLCSHAGIQGTSRPSHYHVLWDDNHFSSDELQVLTYQLCHTYVRCTRSVSIPAPAYYAHLVAFRARYHLVDKEHDSAEGSHTSGQSNGRDQQALAKAVQIHQDTLRTMYFA from the exons ATGCAAGAGGGACCCCGTTCCTCTGGATCAACCGGCTCTG ACCCGCCATCCTCCCCAGTGCCAGAATATGTGTTCAAGCCACCATCACGGCCAGACTTTGGCACCATGGGCAGGACAATCAAGCTCCAGGCCAACTTCTTCGAGATGGAAATCCCCAAACTGGAGGTCTACCATTATGACATTGACATCAAGCCTGAGAAATGCCCCAGGAGGGTCAACCG TGAAATTGTGGAGCACATGGTCCAGCACTTTAAAACACAAATCTTTGGTGATCGAAAGCCAGTATATGACGGGAGGAAGAATCTCTACACTGCCATGCCCTTGCCCATAGGCAGAGACAAA GTGGAGCTTGAAGTAACCATTCCTGGTGAAGGCAAGGACCGCAGCTTCAAAGTTTCCATCAAGTGGATGTCCTGCGTTAGCCTGCAAGCGCTCCATGAGGCACTATCAGGGCGGCTACCCAGCGTCCCCTTTGAGACTGTCCAAGCCTTGGATGTGGTCATGAGACATTTGCCCTCTATGAG GTATACCCCGGTGGGCCGCTCTTTCTTCACTCCCTCAGAGGGATGTTCGAACCCCCTCGGTGGTGGCAGAGAGGTGTGGTTTGGCTTTCACCAGTCTGTCAGGCCTTCCCTTTGGAAAATGATGCTCAACATTGATG TTTCTGCCACTGCATTCTACAAAGCCCAGCCCGTAATTGAGTTCATGTGTGAGGTCTTAGATTTCAAAAGCATTGAAGAACAACAGAAGCCCTTAACAGACTCTCAACGAGTGAAATTTACAAAGGAAATCAAAG GCCTGAAGGTGGAGATCACTCACTGTGGGCAGATGAAGAGGAAGTACAGAGTGTGCAACGTGACCAGAAGACCAGCCAGCCACCAAAC GTTCCCCCTGCAGCAGGAGAACGGCCAAACTATTGAATGCACAGTAGCACAGTACTTCAAAGACAAGTACAAGCTCATTCTGAGATACCCTCACCTTCCGTGTCTACAGGTGGGACAGGAGCAGAAGCACACCTACCTCCCTCTAGAG GTGTGTAACATAGTGGCAGGACAGCGCTGCATAAAAAAGCTGACAGACAATCAGACCTCCACTATGATTCGTGCCACAGCCCGATCAGCTCCAGACCGCCAGGACGAGATTAGTAAATTG atGAGAAGTGCCAATTTCAACACTGACCCTTACGTTCGTGAATTTGGAGTGATGGTGAGGGATGAGATGACAGAAGTGAATGGCCGTGTCCTTCAAGCACCTTCCATTCTGTATGGAGGCAGG AACAAAGCAATAGCCACACCAATCCAGGGAGTATGGGACATGAGGAACAAACAGTTCCACACTGGCATTGAGATCAAAGTGTGGGCCATCGCCTGCTTTGCACCACAGAGGCAGTGCACTGAACTCCTGCTTAA AGCATTCACAGATCAGCTGAGGAAGATCTCTAGGGATGCAGGCATGCCCATCCAGGGTCAGCCTTGCTTCTGTAAGTACGCCCAGGGAGCGGACAGCGTGGAGCCCATGTTCAGGCACCTCAAGTACACCTACCAGGGCCTCCAGTTGGTGGTCGTCATCCTACCGGGGAAGACGCCCGTCTACG CTGAGGTAAAACGTGTTGGGGACACGGTACTTGGCATGGCCACACAgtgtgtgcaggtgaagaaTGTTCAAAAGACAACGCCTCAGACCCTCTCCAACCTCTGTCTGAAGATCAATGTCAAGCTGGGCGGTGTCAATAACATCCTCCTCCCGCAGGGCAG GCCATTGGTTTTCCAGCAGCCAGTGATCTTCCTTGGTGCAGATGTGACTCATCCGCCTGCAGGAGATGGAAAAAAGCCTTCCATCGCTGCT GTCGTTGGTAGTATGGATGCCCATCCCAGCAGATACTGTGCCACAGTGCGGGTGCAGCAGCACCGTCAGGACATCATCCAGGACTTGGCCACCATGGTGAGGGAGCTGCTTATCCAATTCTACAAGTCCACCCGCTTCAAGCCCACCAGAATCATCTACTACCGCGATGGCATATCTGAGGGCCAATTCAACCAG ATGCAGGTCCTTCAGCATGAACTGCTGGCGATCCGCGAGGCCTGCATAAAACTAGAGAAGGACTACCAGCCTGGTATTACTTTTGTTGTCGTGCAGAAGAGACACCACACGAGACTGTTCTGTATGGACAGAAACGAGAGG GTTGGGAAGAGTGGCAACATTCCAGCAGGCACCACAGTGGACACCAAAATCACTCACCCATCAGAATTTGACTTCTACCTTTGCAGTCACGCTGGCATTCAG GGTACCAGCAGGCCGTCTCATTACCATGTGCTCTGGGACGACAACCACTTCTCTTCAGATGAACTGCAGGTCCTAACATACCAGCTATGCCACACCTATGTACGCTGCACCCGATCAGTTTCCATCCCAGCACCAGCTTACTATGCCCATTTGGTGGCATTCCGGGCTCGCTATCATTTGGTGGACAAAGAGCACGACAG TGCCGAGGGCAGTCATACATCAGGCCAGAGTAATGGGCGTGACCAACAGGCCTTGGCCAAGGCCGTTCAGATCCACCAGGACACCCTGCGCACCATGTACTTTGCCTGA
- the ago2 gene encoding protein argonaute-2 isoform X5: protein MQEGPRSSGSTGSDPPVVDPPSSPVPEYVFKPPSRPDFGTMGRTIKLQANFFEMEIPKLEVYHYDIDIKPEKCPRRVNREIVEHMVQHFKTQIFGDRKPVYDGRKNLYTAMPLPIGRDKVELEVTIPGEGKDRSFKVSIKWMSCVSLQALHEALSGRLPSVPFETVQALDVVMRHLPSMRYTPVGRSFFTPSEGCSNPLGGGREVWFGFHQSVRPSLWKMMLNIDVSATAFYKAQPVIEFMCEVLDFKSIEEQQKPLTDSQRVKFTKEIKGLKVEITHCGQMKRKYRVCNVTRRPASHQTFPLQQENGQTIECTVAQYFKDKYKLILRYPHLPCLQVGQEQKHTYLPLEVCNIVAGQRCIKKLTDNQTSTMIRATARSAPDRQDEISKLMRSANFNTDPYVREFGVMVRDEMTEVNGRVLQAPSILYGGRNKAIATPIQGVWDMRNKQFHTGIEIKVWAIACFAPQRQCTELLLKAFTDQLRKISRDAGMPIQGQPCFCKYAQGADSVEPMFRHLKYTYQGLQLVVVILPGKTPVYAEVKRVGDTVLGMATQCVQVKNVQKTTPQTLSNLCLKINVKLGGVNNILLPQGRPLVFQQPVIFLGADVTHPPAGDGKKPSIAAVVGSMDAHPSRYCATVRVQQHRQDIIQDLATMVRELLIQFYKSTRFKPTRIIYYRDGISEGQFNQMQVLQHELLAIREACIKLEKDYQPGITFVVVQKRHHTRLFCMDRNERVGKSGNIPAGTTVDTKITHPSEFDFYLCSHAGIQGTSRPSHYHVLWDDNHFSSDELQVLTYQLCHTYVRCTRSVSIPAPAYYAHLVAFRARYHLVDKEHDSAEGSHTSGQSNGRDQQALAKAVQIHQDTLRTMYFA from the exons ATGCAAGAGGGACCCCGTTCCTCTGGATCAACCGGCTCTG ACCCCCCTGTTGTAGACCCGCCATCCTCCCCAGTGCCAGAATATGTGTTCAAGCCACCATCACGGCCAGACTTTGGCACCATGGGCAGGACAATCAAGCTCCAGGCCAACTTCTTCGAGATGGAAATCCCCAAACTGGAGGTCTACCATTATGACATTGACATCAAGCCTGAGAAATGCCCCAGGAGGGTCAACCG TGAAATTGTGGAGCACATGGTCCAGCACTTTAAAACACAAATCTTTGGTGATCGAAAGCCAGTATATGACGGGAGGAAGAATCTCTACACTGCCATGCCCTTGCCCATAGGCAGAGACAAA GTGGAGCTTGAAGTAACCATTCCTGGTGAAGGCAAGGACCGCAGCTTCAAAGTTTCCATCAAGTGGATGTCCTGCGTTAGCCTGCAAGCGCTCCATGAGGCACTATCAGGGCGGCTACCCAGCGTCCCCTTTGAGACTGTCCAAGCCTTGGATGTGGTCATGAGACATTTGCCCTCTATGAG GTATACCCCGGTGGGCCGCTCTTTCTTCACTCCCTCAGAGGGATGTTCGAACCCCCTCGGTGGTGGCAGAGAGGTGTGGTTTGGCTTTCACCAGTCTGTCAGGCCTTCCCTTTGGAAAATGATGCTCAACATTGATG TTTCTGCCACTGCATTCTACAAAGCCCAGCCCGTAATTGAGTTCATGTGTGAGGTCTTAGATTTCAAAAGCATTGAAGAACAACAGAAGCCCTTAACAGACTCTCAACGAGTGAAATTTACAAAGGAAATCAAAG GCCTGAAGGTGGAGATCACTCACTGTGGGCAGATGAAGAGGAAGTACAGAGTGTGCAACGTGACCAGAAGACCAGCCAGCCACCAAAC GTTCCCCCTGCAGCAGGAGAACGGCCAAACTATTGAATGCACAGTAGCACAGTACTTCAAAGACAAGTACAAGCTCATTCTGAGATACCCTCACCTTCCGTGTCTACAGGTGGGACAGGAGCAGAAGCACACCTACCTCCCTCTAGAG GTGTGTAACATAGTGGCAGGACAGCGCTGCATAAAAAAGCTGACAGACAATCAGACCTCCACTATGATTCGTGCCACAGCCCGATCAGCTCCAGACCGCCAGGACGAGATTAGTAAATTG atGAGAAGTGCCAATTTCAACACTGACCCTTACGTTCGTGAATTTGGAGTGATGGTGAGGGATGAGATGACAGAAGTGAATGGCCGTGTCCTTCAAGCACCTTCCATTCTGTATGGAGGCAGG AACAAAGCAATAGCCACACCAATCCAGGGAGTATGGGACATGAGGAACAAACAGTTCCACACTGGCATTGAGATCAAAGTGTGGGCCATCGCCTGCTTTGCACCACAGAGGCAGTGCACTGAACTCCTGCTTAA AGCATTCACAGATCAGCTGAGGAAGATCTCTAGGGATGCAGGCATGCCCATCCAGGGTCAGCCTTGCTTCTGTAAGTACGCCCAGGGAGCGGACAGCGTGGAGCCCATGTTCAGGCACCTCAAGTACACCTACCAGGGCCTCCAGTTGGTGGTCGTCATCCTACCGGGGAAGACGCCCGTCTACG CTGAGGTAAAACGTGTTGGGGACACGGTACTTGGCATGGCCACACAgtgtgtgcaggtgaagaaTGTTCAAAAGACAACGCCTCAGACCCTCTCCAACCTCTGTCTGAAGATCAATGTCAAGCTGGGCGGTGTCAATAACATCCTCCTCCCGCAGGGCAG GCCATTGGTTTTCCAGCAGCCAGTGATCTTCCTTGGTGCAGATGTGACTCATCCGCCTGCAGGAGATGGAAAAAAGCCTTCCATCGCTGCT GTCGTTGGTAGTATGGATGCCCATCCCAGCAGATACTGTGCCACAGTGCGGGTGCAGCAGCACCGTCAGGACATCATCCAGGACTTGGCCACCATGGTGAGGGAGCTGCTTATCCAATTCTACAAGTCCACCCGCTTCAAGCCCACCAGAATCATCTACTACCGCGATGGCATATCTGAGGGCCAATTCAACCAG ATGCAGGTCCTTCAGCATGAACTGCTGGCGATCCGCGAGGCCTGCATAAAACTAGAGAAGGACTACCAGCCTGGTATTACTTTTGTTGTCGTGCAGAAGAGACACCACACGAGACTGTTCTGTATGGACAGAAACGAGAGG GTTGGGAAGAGTGGCAACATTCCAGCAGGCACCACAGTGGACACCAAAATCACTCACCCATCAGAATTTGACTTCTACCTTTGCAGTCACGCTGGCATTCAG GGTACCAGCAGGCCGTCTCATTACCATGTGCTCTGGGACGACAACCACTTCTCTTCAGATGAACTGCAGGTCCTAACATACCAGCTATGCCACACCTATGTACGCTGCACCCGATCAGTTTCCATCCCAGCACCAGCTTACTATGCCCATTTGGTGGCATTCCGGGCTCGCTATCATTTGGTGGACAAAGAGCACGACAG TGCCGAGGGCAGTCATACATCAGGCCAGAGTAATGGGCGTGACCAACAGGCCTTGGCCAAGGCCGTTCAGATCCACCAGGACACCCTGCGCACCATGTACTTTGCCTGA